The following is a genomic window from Micromonospora cathayae.
GGCCAGCCCACCGATCACGGTGGGGCCGGTCCAGCCGGGGCTGGGGTGGGCCGCCACCCCGACCGGCTTGTCCACCACCACGATGTCGTCGTCGGCGTAGACGACCCGCAGCCCGGGTACCGCCTGCGGCACCACGGTGGGCGGGGCGGCCGGCGCGGGCAGGGTGACCTCCAGCCACGAGCCGGCCTTCACCTTGTACGAGTTGGCCCGGACCACCCCGTCGACCAGCGCGTCACCTGCGTCGACCAGGGCCGCGGCGGTGGTGCGGGAGAGCCCGAAGAGCCGGGCCACGGCCTGGTCGAGCCGCATCCCGTCGAGGCCGTCGGGGACCGGTAGGGACCGGTTGTCGCCGCTCATGCCCGCTCCTTCTGCTCGGTCCCGGCCGGGGCGTCAGCCTGACCGGTACCGACGTCGCTCTGCCCGGTCCCGGCGTCGGACCGCCCGGCGTCGGCCGGCCCGGCGTCGGACCGCCCGGTCCCGGCGTCGGTCGGCTGCCGGTCCCCGGTCGGCTCCCGGTCGGCGGACCGGAGCCGGCTGCCGTCGCGCTGCCGGCCGGTGAGTTCCAGGACGATGGCCAGGGTCACCCCGGAGACCAGGGCGCTGTCGGCGAGGTTGAACACCGGCCAGACCCGGCCGTACGCGTCGAACAGGCTGACCATGTCGACCACGTGCCCGACGAAGTGCCCGGGGGCCCGGAAGATCCGGTCCGCGAGGTTGCCCAGCGCGCCCCCGAGCACCAGCCCGAGCGAGACCCCCCAGGGCACCGAGCGCAGCCGCAGCGCCATCCAGCCGATCCACCCGATCACCCCGAAGGTGATCACCGAGAAGACCCAGGTGTGGTCGGAGCCGAGGCTGAAGGCGGCCCCGCTGTTGCGGGTCAGGGTGAGGTAGACCGCCCCACCGAGCAGCCGGACCGGCTCGCGGTCGTCGAGCGTGGCCAGCGCGAGATGCTTGGTGGAGAGGTCGGCCAGGAAGGCGAGCGCGCCGGTGAGGGCGAGGACCACGATCGCGCGGCGCCGGGGCTTGACGCCGCCCGGCTCAGCGGTTCCGGGCCCGGTCGGCCCTGCTGCCGTCATGTGCTCCCCATCGACGCTCCGCGGTGATCACTCACCGGCCTCCGATCCCGGAGCGGGGGAGCGACTCCTCAGCGTCGCTCCTCCAACTGCTTGCAGGTCACGCAGAGGGTGGCCGACGGGAAGGCGGCGAGCCGCTCCACCGGGATGGGGTTGCCGCACCGCTCGCACCAGCCGTAGCCACCCTCGTCGAGCCGTTCCAGGGCCCGCTCGACCTGCGTGATCCGCTCCAGGATGCTGTTGGCGAGGGAGATCTCCTGCTCCCGCTCGAAGGTCCGGGAACCGGTGTCGGCCGGGTCGTCGCCGGCCGAGTCGGTCAACCGGTCGCGCTGAAGCTCGGTGATCTCGCTCAGGGTCTGATCGTACTCGGCACGCAACTCGTCCCGCCGCGCCGCCAGGGCGGCCCGGATCTTGTCGGTCTCCGCGGTGCTGCGGGTGGCCTTCGCCGCCGGCTTGCGGCCGGCGGTCCTGGTCTCGGCTGGCTTCGCCATGGTGCCTCCCTCAACCGCGGCACCCGCGCCGGTCGCCGGTGCCTGGACGGGGTCCGCCCGGCAGGGCGTCCCCCCACGAACAAAAGGGGCGCGCGGCAGCCGCCGCGCACTCCGGAGAATCGCAAGAATACGGAACGTACAGGCGTCCGACAACGTGCCGCACCGGGATCCCGTATTTCAGCCCCGAACAATGACCAATCGGAGTAAAGGGACAATAGCCTGTCAACCGCCGCTATCGCCGCCGTTTTCCCCGAACCAGCGGGCCAGCCGACCACGCCGGCTGACCGCCCGCAGGCGACGCTCAGCCTCGTCCCGCACCTCGGCCGTCGCCACGATCAACAGGCTGTCCCCGACCTTCAGCCGGGTGTCCGGCCCCGGCACGAAACCGCTGCCGTCCCGCAGCACCAGGGTCACCGACGCGCCCAGCGGCAGGCGCAACTCATCGACGTGCACCCCGGCCAGCCGCGATCCCGCCGGCACCTCCAGTTGCAGCAGGTCCGCCCGCATCCGGTCCAGCGGCGCGGTCTCCACCCGGATCTCCGCCGCCTCCGCCGGCGCGGTCACCCGCAGCCAGCGGGCCGCCGGCGCCAACGTCCCGGCCTGCACCACCGTGAAGATCACCACCAGCACGAAGACCGAGTCGAAGAGCCGGTCCGCGCCGGGCACCCGTTCGGAGAGCGGGATGGTGGCGAGCACGATCGGCACCGCGCCGCGCAGCCCCGCCCAGGACAGGAACGCCTGCTCCCGCAGGCCGAACCGGAACGGCAGCGCCGACGCGGCCACGCTCACCGGCCGAGCCAGGAAGAGCAGCGCCGACCCCGCCACCAGGGCCGGCAGGATCGCCTCGCCCAGCCGGGCCGGGGTGACCAGCAGGCCGAGCAGCACGAACAGCCCGATCTGGGCCAGCCAGGCCAGCCCGTCGGCGAAACCCAGGATGGCCTGGCGGTGCGGCAGCCGGGCGTTACCGAGCAGCACCCCGGTCACGTACACGGCCAGGAACCCGGAGGCGTGCACGACCGCCCCGGCCGCGTACGCCAGCACGGTGAACCCGACCACCGCGATCGGGTACAGCCCCGCCGACGGCAACGCGGCCCGGCGCAACGCCAACCGCCCGAGGTACCCGGCGGCGAAACCCACCAGGGCCCCGACCACCAGTTCGTACCCGACCAGCAGCAGCTCGTACCACCACGGGTGCGGCAGCGGGAAGCCACGGGACAGCAGCACCACCAGCAGCACCACCGGGGCGTCGTTCATCCCCGACTCGGCCTCCAGGGTCGCCACCAGCCGGGGTGGCAGCCGCAGCCGGCGCAGGGTGGCGAAGACCGCGGCGGCGTCGGTGGAGGAGAGCACCGCGCCGTACAGCAGGGCCAGCCGCCAGTCCAACCCGAGCAGCAGGTGCACCGCCAGCCCGACCACCAGGATGCTCACCAGCACACCCGCCGTGGACAGCGCGGTGGCCAGGCCGAGCACCGGCCGCAGCGTGCTCCACCGGGCGGTCAGCCCGCCCTCCGCGATGATCACGATGAGCGCGCAGAAGCCGAGGGTACGGGTCAGCTCGGCGTCGTCGAAGTCGATGCCCAGACCGGACCGGCCGATCGCCATGCCCAGCGCCAGGTAGACCAGCAGGCTCGGCAGCCCCAGCCGGCTGGAGAACCGGACCGCGCCGACCGCCACCAGCAGCACCGCCGCCCCGACCAGCAGCGCCACGTCCAGTTCGGGCGTCACGGACGCCGCCCGTGCGCGTCGGTCACCCGGCCGGTCCGTCGCGCAGCCGGGACAGCAGCGCGACCACCGCCGGTTCGGCCCGCGCCACCAGGAACAACTTGTCGCGGCTGGCCGCTCCGGCCCGCAGCGACACCACGGCCGGGCGTACCCCGAGCGCCTGGGCCAGCGCCCGGCGGGCCGCCTCGGTGGCCCGCCCGTCCACCGCGGGCGCGTTCACCGCGATGACCAGGGCCGGCCCGTGCGGACCGTCGAACCGGCCGCCGACCCGGGCCCGGGACGCCCCCGGTTTGACCCGGACCGCGACGGTCAGCGTGTCGTCCCCGGCCACGGCGCCGCGGTCAGTACGACGGACGCGCGTCGGCGAGCAGGGCGGTGTCGGGCGCGCAGTCCGCGCAGGGGGTGAAGCCGAGTTCCACCGCCTCCGACACGGGCAGTGGCTCGGGGTTCCGGCCGAGCAGGTGGACGCAGTCGGCGAGGTGGTAGCGGGGGCGGCCGTCGATCACCAGCACCTCGCTGCCGAGCCGGGCCACCCGGGCGGCGTCGTCCGGGGCGACGTGCTGCACGCCCGGCTCGTCGTCCACCGGCCCGGCGTCAGCGCCCGGCGACCCACCCGGGGAGGTCGCCGCCCCCGGGGTGGACGGGGTCGTCCCGGCGTTGGGGGTGGCCGGCGGATCGGGCACGGTCGCCGACGGCCCGGATGGTTGCCGCCATCCGCTGTCGTCGGCGTCGACCGTCGTGGGAACGAACTGGACCGGGATGGTCGGCTCGGCCGGCTCCGGACCTTCCGGTCCGACCGGCTGCCGGTCCCGGGTCACCCGGGTGCCGGTCGCCGGCGCCCGGTCGCGGGCACGCCACCCCGCCGGACCGGTGGTCTGGTCCGCCGCCGCCCGGGCGGTGGCTGCCTGGCGGGCACCCACCACGAGGGCCACGGCGGCCAGCAGACTGGCCGCGATGGAGGCGATCAGCAGGAAGCTGGAACCGCCGACCAGACCGGCCACCAGAAGCACAACGGCGACGAGGATGAGCAGCAGACTTCCGACTATCACGGCTCACCCCCGACGCGTCGTTGACGGACCGGTTCCAGTGCTGACCGGACTCAGTGCCCGGCTTCCAGGGCGTTGGAGCGACCGGCCCCACCGAACGAGCCACCGAGGCCCGCGGTGGCCAGGCCACCACTGCCCACGCTGCGCCCGCCCTCGCCGCGGCTGGTGTCGGCCTCGATCTCCTGACCCCGGGCACCGAGGTCACGGAGCTGGCTCTCCAGGTACGCCTTGAGGCGGGTACGGTACTCCCGCTCGAACTGCTTCAGCTCCTCGATGTGCTTCGAGAGCGCGGTGCGCTTGGCGTCCAGGCCGCCCATGGCCTCCTGGTGCCGCTGGCGGGCGTCCCGCTCCAGCGCGTCCGCCTTGGCGCGGGCCTCGCGGGTGACCTCCTCGGCCTTCGAACGGGCCTCGGAGAGCAGCTGGTCGGCCTCGCGACGGGCGTCGGAGAGGTGGTCGTCGGCGGTCCGCTGCGCCATCATCAGCACCCGCAGCGCCTGCTGCTCACCGTCACCGGCGGCGGCCGGGCCGCCCTGCGAACGGACCTGCTCCAGCTCGGCCTGCATCGCGCGGGCGGCCTGCTCGGCGGCGGCCTTGTCGCGCTGCACCCGGTCGAGCTGGGCTTTGACGTCGTTCAGCTCGGCGGCGAGGCGGGCGTCGCCGCCGGGGCCGGCCGGAGCGCCGCCGCGGCCGCCACGCTCCACCTGGGCGCGGAGCTCGTTGTTCTCCTCTATCAGACGGGCCAGCTCGCGCTCGACCTCGTCCAGGAAGGCGTCAACCTCCTCCTCGTCATACCCCCGCTTGCCGATCGGCGGCTTTTTGAAGGCGACGTTGTGGACGTCGGCCGGGGTCAGCGGCATCGAAACTCCTCGGGTCAGTTGCGGCCGCGTAGCGGGCTGGGTCACCGGGTTCTCACCCGAGGATCAGCCGCCTTAACACGAACTCCATCAGCACGAACAGGATAACCAGGAGCACAAGGGAAGCCAGGTCGATGCTCACGGTACCAATTCGCAGCGGAGGGATCACTCGCCTCAACGCCTTGAGAGGCGGATCAGTGACGCTCCACACGGACTCCAGTCCCACCGACGCCCCCCGTCCCGGCTGCCAGCGACGACCGTACTGGAGGACGGCGCTGAGCACGAACCTGGACAGCAGGAGGAGCAGGAAGACGTAGAGGATCAGGTACAGCACTTGCAGCAGGATCGACAACACGACAGGCGACGTCCCTCGGTCCGGGGGTGTTAACCCAGGCTGAAAAAGCCGCCCTCGGCGATCTTGGCCTTGTCCTCCGCGGTGACCTGGACATTGGCCGGCGAGAGCAGGAACACCCGGTTGGTCACGCGCTCGATCGTACCCCGCAGCCCGAACGCCAGTCCGGCGGCGAAGTCGACCAGACGGCGGGCGTCCGCCTCGTCCATCTCGGTGAGGTTGATGATCACCGGCACGCCGTCGCGGAAGTGCTCGCCGATCGTCCGGGCCTCCCGGTAGGTGGTCGGGTGCAGCGTGGTGATCTGGTACCGCTGCTCCTCCTCGGCGACCACGGCCCGCTCCCGCTCCCGGGGCTGCGCCTGCGGTGCGAGGGCGAGATTGTCCCGGGTGTGGTAGCTCAACGCGCCGGAGCCGTCCCCGCCGGACCGGGTGATGGACCGGACGCTGGCCCGCTCCACCCGCTCCGCCCGGTCGGCACGCTCCGGACGGTCGGTGTCGGCCCGGTCGCTCTCCGCCCGCGAGGTGGCCCGCTCGGAGAGCCGGCTCCGCTCCGAGGCGCGGGGCCGAGGTGCCGGCGGCTCGTCGTCCTCGTCGTCGGAGTCGTCGGCGAACTCCTCGGCGTACCGGCTCTGCCGGTACCGCGACTCGCGGTAGCCGCCCTTGTCGTAGCCACCGTCGTCGTAGCCCCGCTCGTCGTCCTCCTCGACGAGACCGAGCCAGACCCCCGCCTTGCGCAGTGCACCCATCGCCGCGCCCTTCCCGTCCGCCGTGCGGCACGCGCCCCCGTGCCCGTGTCGCGTGTCGCGGGTGGGACATTCCGTGCCCACCGGACCGGACCGGCAACCCCGGCGCGCGATTCGCGGTCGCCCGCCCGACCCCCGACGTGGGGACGCCGGCCCAAACAACACTGATGTAATTTGCTCTTTCCCGGGCCAGGCTACCGCAGCGTGGGACGCATTCCGAGCAACGCGCTGCCGACACGGACATGTGTCGCGCCGTACGCGATGGCGGCTTCCAGGTCGCCACTCATCCCGGCGGAGAGCGCGACGGCCTGCGGGTGGGCCGCCCGGAAGCCCTCCGCCACCCCGGCGAGGGTGGCGAAGGCGCGCTCCGGCTCCCAGCCCAGCGGGGCCACCGCCATCAGGCCGGCCAGCCGGAGCGGACCGGCGGCGGCGACCGCCTCGGCCACCCGGTCCAGCCCTCGCTCCGGGTCGGCCGAACCCGGCAGCGCCCCACCCCGGGCCGGGTCGCCGTCGATGCTGACCTGGACCAGCACCTCCAACGGACGGTCCCGGCCCCGTTCCGCCGCCACGCCGAGCGCCCCGGCCAGCCGGACACTGTCCACCGAGTGGACCACGTCGGCGTAACGGACCACCGACCGGCACTTGTTGCGCTGGAGCTGGCCGATGAAGTGCCACCGGGGGTGCGCCCCGGCCGCGGCCACCTCGGCGGCCTTGGGGGCGGCCTCCTGGTCGCGGTT
Proteins encoded in this region:
- a CDS encoding YggS family pyridoxal phosphate-dependent enzyme, whose amino-acid sequence is MTDRATPVPPDRRAELAAGLARVRARIADACAAAGRDHTEVTMIAVTKTYPASDVVALAGLGVPDMGENRDQEAAPKAAEVAAAGAHPRWHFIGQLQRNKCRSVVRYADVVHSVDSVRLAGALGVAAERGRDRPLEVLVQVSIDGDPARGGALPGSADPERGLDRVAEAVAAAGPLRLAGLMAVAPLGWEPERAFATLAGVAEGFRAAHPQAVALSAGMSGDLEAAIAYGATHVRVGSALLGMRPTLR
- a CDS encoding DUF167 domain-containing protein, producing the protein MAGDDTLTVAVRVKPGASRARVGGRFDGPHGPALVIAVNAPAVDGRATEAARRALAQALGVRPAVVSLRAGAASRDKLFLVARAEPAVVALLSRLRDGPAG
- a CDS encoding cell division protein SepF, whose translation is MGALRKAGVWLGLVEEDDERGYDDGGYDKGGYRESRYRQSRYAEEFADDSDDEDDEPPAPRPRASERSRLSERATSRAESDRADTDRPERADRAERVERASVRSITRSGGDGSGALSYHTRDNLALAPQAQPRERERAVVAEEEQRYQITTLHPTTYREARTIGEHFRDGVPVIINLTEMDEADARRLVDFAAGLAFGLRGTIERVTNRVFLLSPANVQVTAEDKAKIAEGGFFSLG
- a CDS encoding potassium/proton antiporter; the protein is MTPELDVALLVGAAVLLVAVGAVRFSSRLGLPSLLVYLALGMAIGRSGLGIDFDDAELTRTLGFCALIVIIAEGGLTARWSTLRPVLGLATALSTAGVLVSILVVGLAVHLLLGLDWRLALLYGAVLSSTDAAAVFATLRRLRLPPRLVATLEAESGMNDAPVVLLVVLLSRGFPLPHPWWYELLLVGYELVVGALVGFAAGYLGRLALRRAALPSAGLYPIAVVGFTVLAYAAGAVVHASGFLAVYVTGVLLGNARLPHRQAILGFADGLAWLAQIGLFVLLGLLVTPARLGEAILPALVAGSALLFLARPVSVAASALPFRFGLREQAFLSWAGLRGAVPIVLATIPLSERVPGADRLFDSVFVLVVIFTVVQAGTLAPAARWLRVTAPAEAAEIRVETAPLDRMRADLLQLEVPAGSRLAGVHVDELRLPLGASVTLVLRDGSGFVPGPDTRLKVGDSLLIVATAEVRDEAERRLRAVSRRGRLARWFGENGGDSGG
- a CDS encoding DivIVA domain-containing protein — translated: MPLTPADVHNVAFKKPPIGKRGYDEEEVDAFLDEVERELARLIEENNELRAQVERGGRGGAPAGPGGDARLAAELNDVKAQLDRVQRDKAAAEQAARAMQAELEQVRSQGGPAAAGDGEQQALRVLMMAQRTADDHLSDARREADQLLSEARSKAEEVTREARAKADALERDARQRHQEAMGGLDAKRTALSKHIEELKQFEREYRTRLKAYLESQLRDLGARGQEIEADTSRGEGGRSVGSGGLATAGLGGSFGGAGRSNALEAGH
- a CDS encoding TraR/DksA family transcriptional regulator; this encodes MAKPAETRTAGRKPAAKATRSTAETDKIRAALAARRDELRAEYDQTLSEITELQRDRLTDSAGDDPADTGSRTFEREQEISLANSILERITQVERALERLDEGGYGWCERCGNPIPVERLAAFPSATLCVTCKQLEERR
- a CDS encoding YggT family protein, which codes for MLSILLQVLYLILYVFLLLLLSRFVLSAVLQYGRRWQPGRGASVGLESVWSVTDPPLKALRRVIPPLRIGTVSIDLASLVLLVILFVLMEFVLRRLILG